GTGCTCCCGGAAACGCCGGGATAAGCCGCCATGCCGAGTGTGTGGCTATCGGCGTCGGAGATTTTGATTCGCTTGCGCAGTTCGTCAAGAAAGAGTCGGTGGATCTTACGGTTGTCGGTCCCGAACAGCCTCTTTGCGAAGGAATAACAGATTTTTTTGAAAAAGAGGGTCTTTTGGTCTTTGGTCCCTCTAAAGCCGCGGCGGAGCTTGAAGGAAGCAAGAGTTTCTCAAAAAACCTGATGAAGAAATACGGAATTCCAACCGGAGAATATTCCGTGTTCACCGATATCGGACAGGCGATTGCCAAGGTAAGGGAAAGCGAGCCTCCTTTTGTGGTGAAGGCAGACGGTCTCGCGGCCGGCAAAGGCGTTATCATATGCGCTTCTCAAGTGGAGGGCGAGGATGCGCTTCGTTCAATGATGGAGCGTGCAGCGTTCGGCGAGGCAGGGACTAAGGTCGTGATAGAGGAATTTCTTGCGGGCGAGGAGGCTTCTTTTTTCGCCTTTACCGACGGGGAAACCGTACTTCCTCTGGAGCCTTCTCAAGACCATAAGCCAATTTTTGACGGAGACAAGGGGCCGAATACAGGAGGCATGGGGGCTTACACTCCTGCCCCCGTGGTTACCGACCAGCTTAGGCAGAGAATAATTGACGAAGTCATGGTTCCAACCGTCCAAGCGATGAAATCCGAGGGGAGAACTTACAGGGGAATTCTCTACGCTGGACTGATGATAAAGGACGATGACCTCAAGGTGCTTGAATTCAACTGCCGCTTCGGTGACCCCGAAGCCCAGCCTCTTCTTATGAGAATGGGATCGGACATCGTTCCTATTCTTTATTCAATAGCCCGTGGCGAGATGAAAGCGGATCCCATAGAATGGAAAGACGGCTTCTGTGTGTGCGTAGTCATGGCTTCAAGGGGCTATCCCGGAAGTTATGATAAGGGGGTTGAACTTAAAAAACTAAAGGATTTTAAAGACACTAGCGAGACAGTAATTTTTCATGCCGGAACTGCTTTTTCTGGAGATAAACTCGTTACAAGCGGCGGAAGGGTTCTCGGAGTCACTTCTTTCGGTAGTACTATAGAGGAATCCATACAGAGTGCTTATGAGACCGTCAATTTCGTTTCCGATGAAAATCTGGTTTACAGAACGGATATAGGAAAGAAAGCGCTTTTGCGCATTGCAAACCAGAAACTTAATCACAAAATACAGAAGATTTTAGATAAATGTAGCAAAGGAAAATATATTTTTCGCGGCGAAAAAGAGTGTTATGACAAAGTATCTTCAAACTTATACAGATATTATAGCGAATTGTATAAAACTAGAGGGCAGCCCCTTGATAATAATTTTCCTGTCTCAAAATTAGAAAAAGAGATTGTTGACAGAGCAAAAAGGCACATTCGTCTTGACGCTCCAAATATTGAGGTTCTGACACAATTACAACATCATGGTGGGAAAACCACCTTGATCGACTTTACTAAGAATATCTATGTTGCTTTGTTTTTTGCCTGTAATGGAAGTTTTGATAAAGACGGCAGGATAGTCTTACTCAGTACATCCGGAATACCAGAACAAACCGATATTGATTATGAAAAGGAGAATGAATACACGATAGTTCGTCCCACAAGTAAAAACCCGCGAGTTGTTTTCCAAAATAGCATATTTCTTCACGTCACTAAGGGGTTTATGGAAACAGGCAAATATGAAATCTTTAAAGTTGAAAAAGATTTAAAAAAAGAATTCCTAGATTATTTACGTCAATACTTTGGTATAGAAAGCGAAAGTATCTACAATGACATACAGGGCTTTATTGAGAATCAGGAGAATTACCCGGATGCGGAAGCAGAATTTTATCTAGGAGTAATGCGCCATGATGAAGATTTATTTGGTAAAGCCGTAACACATTACAACGAAGCCGTAAGATTAAAACCTCAATTCGCCGAAGCGTATTTCAACCGCGCAGTTGCAAAGGCTGATCTGAAAGAAGTAGAAGAAGCTATTAGGGATTATGACCAAGCTATAGAATTGAGGCCTGAATTTGTTAAGGCATATGTTAACAGAGGTAATATGAAGACTCAATTGGGTAAATTTGAGGAAGCTGTTGAAGATCTTGATCAAGCATTAAAACTAAGCTCCGAACATGTCGAAGCGTATACAAACCGCGGTTACACGAAAACCCTCTTGGGCAGGCTGGAAGAAGCTATTAAAGATTACAACCAAGCTATAGAATTAAAGCCTGATAACGAGACATATACTAATCGAGGTTCTGCAAAAGTTGCTTCGGGGTGCCCAGAAGAAGGTATAAAAGATTTCGACAAAGCTATAGAACTGAATCCCAAATCCGCCAGAGCATATTATAATCGAGGGCTTGCCAGACTTTCCATGGGTAATCCGGAAGAAGCCATAAGAGATTTTGACAAATCTATAGAATTAGATCCTAAACATATGGAAACATACATCAATCGAGGCTCCATGAAAGTCGTTTTGGGCAATTATGAGGAAGCTATAAAAGATTTTGACAAGGCTGTAGAGCTAAGTCCCCTACGCGCTGGAGGATATTTCAACCGAGGCAATGTTAAAGTCCGCTTGGGCAACTATGAGGAAGCTATAAAAGATTTTGACAAATCTATAGAATTAGAACCCTTATCTGCGGAAGCATATTACAGTCGAGGCAAGGTCAGAACTCACTTGGGCTATGAGAAAGAAGCTGGAAAAGATTTCGATAAAGCAAAAAAGTTAGATCCTGAGAAGTATTCATAATAATTTCGGTGAGTACGGTCTGAAACTGAATTCATTGGTTCACAAAACCGATTTCTAAACGATGGGCCAAAATAGTTAAGTCTTTCTTCACCAACGACCCCAAGCCTAAAAAATCTTTCGAGAAAACCGAAAAAGCAACCATTTTTCCGCAAAGCATTATAGCTTGACTAGCATCGTATATAGCCCCGAAAATTTTTTGTTGAAAACCTGTTTTCTTTCTGTAATATAGTCCTTCCCTCGATTTGGGATTTAGCGGTTTTTTCCGTTTTTTCATTTGACATCCGTCCGTTATAAAGCTTATAATAATCGGATTACCCAAATTTGGGAGAGGATGATTTTATGCCTACGATAAGCCAGTTGCTTAACAAGGGAAGAGAGACGGTTAAGAAGAAAAGCAAGGCCAGAGCTCTTCAGAGATGTCCCCAGCGAAGGGGGGTTTGCGTGAGGGTTTACACCACCACTCCAAAAAAGCCTAACTCCGCGCTTAGGAAGGTCGCTAGGATAAGGCTTACAAACGGCATAGAGGTCACAGGATACATACCCGGAGAAGGACACACGCTGCAGGAGCACTCCGTTGTGCTAGTCAGGGGGGGCAGGGTGAAAGATCTTCCCGGAGTTAGATACCACATAGTCAGGGGAACTCTTGACTCAACTGGAGTTGAAAACAGAAGAAACGGGAGATCCAAATACGGAGCCAAAAAGCCTAAGTAACAGGCGGGAAGCAGCAGATGCCGAGAAAAGGTAGGGTAGCAAGAAAAAAACTGGCTCCGGATTCCAGAACTGGAGATCCGATAGTCGCCAAGTTTATAAACAGCCTGATGTACGACGGCAAGAAGAGCAAGGCGGAAAAAATCTTCTACGATTCTCTTGACAAGATAAGCGAAAAAACCGGAAAGGACCCGCTTGAAGTGTTTCACGATGCTCTTGACAGGGTGAAGCCCTCGGTCGAGGTAAGGTCAAGACGCGTCGGCGGAGCTAACTATCAGGTTCCCATGGAAGTGAGTTCCTTCAGAAGGCAGTCCCTTGGGATCAGATGGCTCATAAATTCCTCCCGCTCAAGATCAGAAAAATCGATGGTAGACAAGCTTTCTTCGGAAATAATTGACGCCCATAACAACAGGGGCAATGCCGTGAAGAAGAAAGAGGATATTCACAGAATGGCCGAGGCCAACAGGGCCTTTGCCCACTACAGGTGGTAATTCCCCGGAGGATTAAGGTGTCAGAACAGATATTCCCCATAGACAGGGTGAGAAACATCGGAATTGTTGCTCACATAGACGCTGGCAAGACCACCACTACTGAAAGAATACTTTTCTATACTGGCATAACCTACAAAATCGGCGAGGTGCACGAAGGCGCGGCGACCATGGACTGGATGGAGCAGGAGCGCGAAAGGGGCATCACCATTACTTCCGCTACCACTACGTGTTTCTGGAAGGACTGCAGGATAAACATCATAGATACTCCCGGCCACGTTGATTTCACCATAGAGGTTGAAAGATCGCTCAAAGTGCTTGACGGGGCAGTGGTTGTGTTTGACTGCGTCGGAGGAGTCGAACCTCAGACCGAGACGGTTTGGGGACAGGCCGACCGGTATTCAGTTCCAAGAATGTGTTTTGTGAACAAGATGGACAGGGTCGGGGCGGATTTCTACAAGGTCGTGGACCAGATAGTTGAAAGGCTTAACGCCAATCCCGTGTGTCTTCAGATTCCCTGGTTTGACGGCGACGACTTCACCGGAATAGTTGACCTGATAAGGATGAAAATGGCGGTCTGGGACGGGGAAAGCCTTGGGGCCAAGTTTGAATTCATAGATATTCCCGAGGACACCAAGGAGCAGGCGGCCGAGTACAGGGAGAAACTTATAGAAGCCCTCTCGGATAACGACGAGGAGATAATGGAGCTTTATCTCGACGGGGAGGATGTCCCCGAAGAGATGATCCGGAAATCCATAAGACGACAGACAATCGACGCGACCATAGTCCCGGTTATGCTGGGATCGGCTTTTAAGAACAAGGGAGTGCAACTCCTGCTTGACGCCGTTGTGGAATACATGCCTGCTCCCGTGGATCTGCCACCGGTAAAAGGCATTCATCCCAAAACCGATGAGGAAGTCGAAAGAAACCCCGACAAAGAAGAGCCCTTCTCCGCGCTTGCGTTTAAGATCATGTCGGACCCGTTCGTCGGCCAGCTTACCTACCTCCGGGTTTATTCAGGCAAACTGAAATCAGGCACCATCGTCTACAATTCGTCCAATCTTAAGAATGAGAAAATCGGAAGACTTCTTCGCATGCACGCGGAAAAACGCGAGGATATAAAAGAGGTTGAGGCCGGCGGTATAGCGGCTGCGGTTGGGCTTAAGAACACTCTTACGGGCGATACCCTGTGCTCGGATTCAAATCCCGTCATACTTGAGAGTCTTCATATCTCGGACCCGGTAATTTCGATTGCAATAGAACCTAAGTCAAACGCCGACCAGGAGAGACTCGGTCTCTCGCTTAGCAAGCTTGCAATGGAGGATCCTTCCTTCAAGGTGAAAACCGATGAGGAGACCCGTCAGACGGTAATTTCCGGCATGGGGGAGCTTCACCTTGAGATAATCGTCGACAGGCTTAAAAGGGAATTCAAGGTAGATGCGAACGTAGGGAGGCCTCAGGTTGCTTACAGAGAGACGATAACCGACACTTCTCAAACCGAAGGGAAGTACATAAGACAGACCGGTGGGCGTGGTCAGTACGGCCACGTGAAGATAAGGGTGGAGCCTCTTGAGAGGGGTGAAGGATTTCAGTTCCACGATCAGATAAAGGGAGGGGTGATTCCCAAGGAGTTTATTCCCGCGGTGGAGAAAGGAATAGTCGAGGCCATGGATACTGGAGTTGTCTCCGGGTATCCGGTTGTCGACGTGGCGGTCACTCTTTACGACGGTTCTTTTCACGATGTCGATTCCTCGGAGATCGCTTTTAAGATCGCCGGTTCCATGGCATTTAAGGAGGCGATTCATAAATCTTCTCCGGTTGTGCTTGAGCCCGTAATGAAGCTTGAGGTGGTTGTTCCCGAAGCTCACATGGGAACTGTCATAGGTGATCTGAGTTCAAGGCGCGGAAGAGTAAGCAGTACGGAAATGAGAGGTGCTATGCAGGCGGTAAAGGCGGAAGTTCCGCTTGGCGAAATGTTCGGTTACGCGACCCACTTGAGGTCAATGACCGAAGGCAGGGGATTGTTCACTATGGAATTTTCCCATTATTTCGCCCTGCCCGCCAACATAGCCGAAGAGTTAAAACAGGCAGCCAATGTCAGCTGATATTTTTATGTTCTTTTTAACAAGGAGGTCAACGAGAGATGTCTAAGGCGAAGTTTGAGAGGGGGAAGCCGCATTTAAACATAGGTACGATAGGCCATGTGGATCATGGCAAGACTACTTTAACGGCGGCGATAACGAGCATACTGTCAAAGCGAGGGCAGGCGGAGTACGTGGAGTTTGACAACATAGACAAGGCGCCAGAGGAGAGGGAGAGGGGGATAACGATAAACATAGCGCACGTTGAGTATGAAACGGACATCAGGCACTACGCGCACGTGGACTGTCCCGGTCACGCTGACTACGTGAAGAACATGATAACGGGGGCTGCGCAGATGGACGGTGCTGTGTTGGTGGTGAGCGCGCCTGACGGGCCTATGCCTCAGACAAGGGAGCACATACTGTTAGCAAGGCAGGTAGGGGTGCCGTACATAGTGGTGGCGCTTAACAAGGTAGACATGCTTGATGACGAGGAGTTGCTTGAGCTTGTGGAGCTTGAGATAAGGGAGCTTCTAAGCGAGTACGGGTTTCCAGGGGATGACATACCAGTGGTTAAGGTAAGCGCGCTTAAGGCGATAGAGGGAGATGAGGGGGCGGCAGAGCAGGTAGTGGAGTTAATGAATCAGATAGACAGTTATGTTCCGGAGCCCGAGAGGGACATGGACAAGCCGTTTTTGATGGCGATAGAGGATGTGTTCACGATATCGGGGAGGGGCACGGTGGTAACTGGGAGAGTGGAGAGGGGTAGGATAGTAGCTGGGAACGAGATAGAGATAGTGGGGTTTAAAGATACGACGAAGACTGTGGCTACGAGTTTGGAGATGTTCCGCAAGATACTTGACGATGCGCAGGCTGGGGACAACGTGGGAGTGTTGCTGAGGGGTACGGGGAAGGATGAAGTGGAGAGGGGGCAGGTGTTGAGTGCTCCTGGGAGCATAAAGCCACACAGGAAGTTCAAGGCTGAGGTGTACGTATTGAAGAAGGAGGAGGGGGGAAGGCACACGCCGTTTTTCCCTGGGTACAGGCCTCAGTTTTATTTAAGGACAACGGACGTGACAGGGGCGGTGATATTGCCTGAGGGGGTGGAGATGGTGATGCCAGGGGACAATGTGGGCATGGAAGTGGAGTTGATAGCACCGGTGGCGATGGAGGAGCAGTTACGTTTTGCGATAAGAGAGGGTGGAAGAACAGTAGGGGCAGGCGTAGTAACGGAAATCATTGAGTGATGAGTAAGGCTTCGAAGATAAGAATAAAGCTTAAGTCTTTTGACTACAGGCTTCTTGATAATTCAACGGAAGAAATTGTCGATACCGCCAAGAGAACGGGTGCGAGAATAGCCGGCCCGGTTCCGCTTCCTACCAGTATAAACAGGTACTGCGTGCTGCGCGGTCCTCACGTGAACAAGAATTCAAGAGAGCATTTCGAAATAAGAACGCACAAAAGACTTGTAGACATACTTGAGCCTACACAGCAGACAATAGATGAACTTATGAAACTAAACCTTGCTTCGGGTGTGGAAGTGGAGATAAAACTAACGGGTTCGTAAAAAATGATTCAGGGAATTATAGGAACAAAAAAGGGAATGACCGAGTTTTTCAACGATGACATGGTCAAGGTCATTACTACGGTAGTTGAAGCGGGTCCGTGCTTCGTGGTTTCGAAAAAAACCAAGGACTCAGACGGCTACGACGCTGTTCAGCTCGGTTTTGGGGAAGTAAAACCCCAGCGGCTCACGCGTCCCATGAAGGGACATTTCACAAAAGCCGGAGTGAACCCTACTGCGAAGCTTAAAGAGTTTTCCGCCACGGTTGATGATTACGAGGTGGGGGACTTGGTAAAAGTTGACATTTTCAAGGTTGGAGATGTTCTAGACGTCACGGCTAAAAGCAAGGGAAAGGGATTCGCCGGGACCATAAAACGTTACAATTTCTCAAGGCAGCCAATGTCCCACGGCGGCATGGCCCACAGGAGACCCGGCTCCATAGGACAGGCATCATCTCCGGCCAAGGTGTGGAAAGGGTTGAAAATGCCGGGGCGAATGGGTGGAAAGAATGTAACAGTTCAGGGCGTCAGGGTGGTTGACATAGATGTTGAGAGAAATCTTCTTTTCGTAAAGGGGTCGGTTCCGGGCCCGGTGGGAGGAACGCTTTTTCTCCGGCACACGTCAAAGGGGGCGAAAGATGCTCCAAGTTGACGTATATGACATCGCCAGGAAAAAGGTGGGGACAATAGAACTTCGCTCCGAAATATTTGAAGCTCCAGTGAAAAAGCACTTGCTCCATGAAGTAGTCAATTGGCAGCTTGCCAAAAAAAGGGCCGGAACCTCGTCCACCAAGACAAGAGCTGAAGTCCGAGGCGGCGGAGCAAAGCCATGGAAGCAGAAACACACAGGACGCGCAAGGGCGGGATCCAGGCGTTCCCCGATCTGGCGCAAGGGTGGAGTAGTTTTTGGACCGAAACCGAAAGACTGGTCTTACTCGATTCCGAAAAAGGTGAGAAAAGGGGCACTTGTTTCCGCTCTCTCAAGCCGTTTCGGCGAAGGTGCCATAGTTGTGCTCGACAGTTTTGAGCTTCCGGAGATAAAGACTAGGCAGGTGGCGAAATTCATGAAGGATTTTGAATTTTCCCAAGCTCTTGTGATTGTCAGTTCGGATAACGAGAATCTCCACAAGTCGGCAAGGAACATACCTGACGTAAAGGTGCTCAGGGATGACGGGCTTAATGTATACGACCTTCTCAGGCACAAGAACATAGTCATGGTGCGGGATTCGGTTGAAAAAATCCAGGAGAGACTATCATGAAAGATCCCCGTTCGGTCATAAAACTTCCTGTGATTACCGAGAAAAGCACAGAAGCCAGGGAAGACGGCTGGTATGTTTTTTCCGTAGACAGAAGATGCAACAAAAAGGAGATACAGGATTCCGTCGAGAAGATTTTCGGCGTCAAGGTGGACAAGGTGAGAACCCTTGTGCTTCCTGGAAAAAGGGTGAAAAGATTCGGCAGGGTCGTAGGAAAGAGGTCAGCGGTTAAAAAGGCTTACGTTAAGCTCAGAGAGGGAGAAATCAACCTGTTTGAGGGAGTTTGATCATGGGAGTAAAAAAATACAATCCCACATCTCCGGGAAGAAGGTTCATGTCCGGGTTTGATTTTGAGGAGGTAACCTCAAAAAAGCCCCACAAATCCCTTACGGTTTCTCTTAAAAAGAACTCAGGACGCAACTCGAATGGAAGGATTACCAGCTTCAGGAAAGGCGGCGGTCACAAGAAACGCTACAGAATAATAGACTTCAAAAGAGACAAACACGGCATACCCGCCAGAGTTGTCTCGCTGGAGTATGATCCGTATCGCTCGGCTAGAATTGCTCTTCTGTCCTATGCTGACGGTGAAAAAAGATATATCATAGCCCCTGCCGGCCTTAAAGTGGGTGATGAACTAAATTCCGGACCCGGGGTGGAAGTTTCAAACGGAAATGCTCTTCCCATAGAGAATATTCCCGTGGGTACGGTTATTCACAACATAGAAATGAGGCCCGGAGGCGGAGGAAAGCTGGTTCGTTCCGCAGGTTCGGCAGCGCAGATTGTCGCAAAAGACGGTAACTATGCCCAGATAAAACTCGCTTCTGGGGAAATAAGGCTGATTCATCTTCGGTGCATGGCTACCGTGGGAAGGATCGGAAACGCCGAGAACGAGCTTATAGTCTGGGGGAAGGCGGGGAGGTCCCGTCACAAGGGCATAAGACCCACGGTTCGCGGGGTGGCGATGAATCCAGTTGATCATCCCCATGGCGGAGGAGAAGGCAAGGCGACCAAGGGAAACCCTCATCCTGTTTCTCCTTGGGGATGGATTACGATAGGAAAGAAGACGAGAAACAACAAGAGAATGGACAAATATATAGTTAAGCCGAGAAGGGTTGGCTACGGAATGGATTAATCGCGGGAGCTTCAGATGGCAAGATCAAGCAAAAAGGGACTGTATGTGCACGAAAAGCTTATGAAGAAAGTTGAGCAGGCACAGAGTTCCGGGAGTCAGAGAATCATCAGGACCTGGTCAAGAGCTTCGATGATAATACCCGAGATGATAGGAATGACTTTCGCGGTTCACAACGGAACGAGGTTTATTCCCGTGTTCGTGTCTGAACAGATGGTAGGACATAAACTGGGCGAGTTTTCTCCCACGAGGACTTACCATGGTCATGCGGGTGATAGAAAAGCTAGAAAAAGATAGTAACGACGAGAGATAGCAGATGGTTTCTAAAGCAGTACATAAATATGCCAGAGTGTCGCCGAAGAAGGCTAGGGTGGTTCTTGACCTCATAAGGGGAAAAAGCGTGGAGGAAGCTTCCTCGATTCTGCTTTCCGCTCGCAGGAGGGTCTCGCCGCTACTCTCTAAGCTGCTTAAATCGGCTGTGGCCAACGCCTCTGAGAAAGGATACAGCGACATCGACTCCCTTTACATAAAGGAAGTCTACGCAACCCAGGGTCCGACACTTAAGCGTTTTAGGGCCAGGGCGATGGGAAGGGCTTTTGCCCGTAAAACCAGGATGAGTCATATAACGATAGTACTTGAACAGAGGGGATTCTGAATTGGGACAGAAAATTAATCCTATAGGACTTCGTATTGGAATAACCAAGTCATGGGATTCCAAGTGGTTTGCCGAGAAACAGATGTACAGGACTCTGCTCAAAGAGGATATAGACATCCGTAACTATGTGAAGAAGACCTTTTATCAGGCGGCCATATCGAACATTGAGATTGAAAGGGCCGCGGCGGACAAGGTCAGGATTCTAGTGTATGCGGCAAGGCCCGGGATCATCATAGGAAGAAAGGGTCAGGAGATAGAGCAACTCAAGAAAAAGCTCCAGCAGATGACCGGAAAAGGCATATTTCTTGACATAAGGGAAGTAAAGAGACCCGAAACCGATGCCCAGCTTGTTGCTGAGAACCTTGCCCTTCAGCTTGAAAGAAGGGTTGCATACAGAAGGGCCATGAAAAGGGTGCTTTCATCCTCTATCCGAGCCGGGGTTCTAGGAATAAAAGTCATGGTTGCCGGGCGTCTCGGCGGAGCCGAAATAGCGAGAAGGGAATGGTACAGGGAGGGAAGAGTGCCCCTCGGTACGCTCCGTGCGGATCTTGACTACGGGGTTGCCGAAGCGTCAACCACCTACGGAGTGATAGGCGTAAAGGTCTGGATATTCAAAGGCGAGATAATACAGAAAAAGACTAAAGAGAGAGCAGGTGAAATTCCTGAGAGTGTAGATACCGATGCTTCAGCCTAAGAAGACAAAGTACAGAAAACAGTTCAAGGGAAGAAACCGAGGAGCGGCGACCCGGGGAACGACGTTCGCCTTCGGCGACCTTGCGCTTCAGACGTTGGAAAACGGGACGATTACCTCAAGGCAGATAGAAGCCGCCCGTATTGCGATCACAAGACACGTGAAAAGGGGAGCAAATCTCTGGATAAGGATATTCCCCTATAAACCTGTTACCAAGAAGCCTGCAGAGACCAGAATGGGAAAGGGAAAGGGGGATGTGGACAAGTACGTGGCGCCAGTAAAAAGAGGACAGTTTCTTTACGAAATATCGGGAGTAAGCGAAGAACTTGCACGCTCAGCCTTAAGGCTTGCTTCCTATAAGCTTCCTCTTAGAACCAGGATAGTGTCCAGAAGCGAGGAGGAATTTATCTGATGGCAACGAACGCGGAAGAACTAAGAAACCTCACGCCCGAGGAACTGAACAAGCGCCATCGTGATGCGAATGAAGAGCTTTTCAATGTCAGAATACAGGTCGCCACTGGACAGAACCCCAACAATGCGAGGGTAAAGCAGCTGAGAAGGGAGATTGCGAGGATACTTACCATAAAAAAACAGCGGGATACGGCTTCGGGGAGTTAATTCTATGGAAAGAGGAAAGTTAAAGACCAGAACGGGAATTGTGGTAGGTAACAAGATGGACAAGACCGCGGTCGTGGAAGTACAGCGGATCAAAAGTCACGGTCGATATAAAAAGCAGATAAGAACCAGCAAGCGATTTAAGGTCCATGATGAGCGCAACGAGTGCAACATAGGAGACAAGGTCACAATAATAGAGTCAAGGCCCCACAGCAAAACCAAGAGGTGGAGGCTGGGCAAAGTGGTCAGTCAGGCCGCAAGCGCGTAGGACGTGGTTTTTGATTCTTCGGACTACGGGAGAAAAAAATGATTCAGTCAAGCACATATCTGGACTCGGCGGATAACACAGGGGCCAAAAGGCTTTTCTGCATAAAGGTCCTGGGAGGTTCCGGAAGAAAGTACGCGCGGCTTGGAGATGTTGTTGTGGTTTCGGTCAAGCAGGCAATTCCGAAGTCCAAGGTGGAGAAAGGTTCTGTGTACAAAGCCGTGATAGTAAGGGTGAGGAAGGAACAGAGAAGACCGGATGGTACGTATGTGCGCTTTGATAACAATGCCGCCGTTATAATAGACAAGGAAAACGAACCGATAGGTACGAGGGTTTTCGGACCGATCGCACGTGAACTGAGGCTCAAGGGTTTTATGAAAATTATCTCGCTTGCTCCGGAGGTCGTTTGAACATGTCATCTGGAAAGAGAAAGTTTCACATAAGGGCCGGGGATACGGTTTACGTGGTTGCGGGCAAGGAGAAAGGGAAGACCGGCAAGGTGCTGAGAATTGACAGAAACGTCGAAAAGGCCTTTGTCGAGAAGCTCAATATCATAAAGAGACACAACCGTCCGACGCAGAAAAACCCCGCTGGCGGAATCATCGAGAAAGAGGCCGGAATCCATATCTCGAATCTGATGCTGTACGATTCTGAGAGCAGTCGGCCGGTAAAGATTGGGTATAGAACCGGCGAGGACGGTAAGAAGGTAAGGTACAACAGAAGGACTGGAAAGGAAATCTGAGAAAATGGTTCCGAGAATAAAGACCCTATATAAGAGCGAGGTCGTACCTGCACTGATTGAAAAGTTTTCCTACGGAAACACTATGCAGGTTCCGAGGCTTGAGAAAATAGTAGTGAACATGGGGCTTGGGAGACTTAGTGAAGCCGGGAGACAGACAAAGGTAATAGATGAAGCCGTCTCGGAACTTGCGGATATAACAGGACAAAGGCCGGTGATTACCAAGGCGCGGAAGTCAGTTGCGGGTTTCAAGCTCAGAGAAGGCCAGCCGATAGGCTGCATGGTTACGCTCCGGGGAGAGAGAATGTATGAGTTTTTCGACCGTTTGGTGAACCTCGCCCTTCCAAGAGTCAGGGATTTTAAAGGACTGTCGCCACGGGCTTTTGACGGTTCCGGCAACTATACTCTGGGAATAAGGGAGCACTTGGTTTTTCCTGAAATAGATTACAGCAAGGTTCAGTACAACAAGGGAATGAATATTAGTCTGATTACCACTTCGAAAACCGATGCCGAGGCCATGGAACTTCTTGCCGGTCTCGGAGTGCCGTTTGCGAATAATTAGAAGAGAGGAATTATGGCCAGAAAAGCATTACTTGAGAAATCGAAGAGAGAGCCGAAGTTTCGCGTGCGTGCGGTTAACCGTTGCGTACTTTGCGGGAGACCGAGAGGT
The nucleotide sequence above comes from Candidatus Dadabacteria bacterium. Encoded proteins:
- the tuf gene encoding elongation factor Tu, which gives rise to MSKAKFERGKPHLNIGTIGHVDHGKTTLTAAITSILSKRGQAEYVEFDNIDKAPEERERGITINIAHVEYETDIRHYAHVDCPGHADYVKNMITGAAQMDGAVLVVSAPDGPMPQTREHILLARQVGVPYIVVALNKVDMLDDEELLELVELEIRELLSEYGFPGDDIPVVKVSALKAIEGDEGAAEQVVELMNQIDSYVPEPERDMDKPFLMAIEDVFTISGRGTVVTGRVERGRIVAGNEIEIVGFKDTTKTVATSLEMFRKILDDAQAGDNVGVLLRGTGKDEVERGQVLSAPGSIKPHRKFKAEVYVLKKEEGGRHTPFFPGYRPQFYLRTTDVTGAVILPEGVEMVMPGDNVGMEVELIAPVAMEEQLRFAIREGGRTVGAGVVTEIIE
- the rpsJ gene encoding 30S ribosomal protein S10, yielding MSKASKIRIKLKSFDYRLLDNSTEEIVDTAKRTGARIAGPVPLPTSINRYCVLRGPHVNKNSREHFEIRTHKRLVDILEPTQQTIDELMKLNLASGVEVEIKLTGS
- a CDS encoding 50S ribosomal protein L3, producing MIQGIIGTKKGMTEFFNDDMVKVITTVVEAGPCFVVSKKTKDSDGYDAVQLGFGEVKPQRLTRPMKGHFTKAGVNPTAKLKEFSATVDDYEVGDLVKVDIFKVGDVLDVTAKSKGKGFAGTIKRYNFSRQPMSHGGMAHRRPGSIGQASSPAKVWKGLKMPGRMGGKNVTVQGVRVVDIDVERNLLFVKGSVPGPVGGTLFLRHTSKGAKDAPS
- the rplD gene encoding 50S ribosomal protein L4 produces the protein MLQVDVYDIARKKVGTIELRSEIFEAPVKKHLLHEVVNWQLAKKRAGTSSTKTRAEVRGGGAKPWKQKHTGRARAGSRRSPIWRKGGVVFGPKPKDWSYSIPKKVRKGALVSALSSRFGEGAIVVLDSFELPEIKTRQVAKFMKDFEFSQALVIVSSDNENLHKSARNIPDVKVLRDDGLNVYDLLRHKNIVMVRDSVEKIQERLS
- a CDS encoding 50S ribosomal protein L23 → MKDPRSVIKLPVITEKSTEAREDGWYVFSVDRRCNKKEIQDSVEKIFGVKVDKVRTLVLPGKRVKRFGRVVGKRSAVKKAYVKLREGEINLFEGV
- the rplB gene encoding 50S ribosomal protein L2 → MGVKKYNPTSPGRRFMSGFDFEEVTSKKPHKSLTVSLKKNSGRNSNGRITSFRKGGGHKKRYRIIDFKRDKHGIPARVVSLEYDPYRSARIALLSYADGEKRYIIAPAGLKVGDELNSGPGVEVSNGNALPIENIPVGTVIHNIEMRPGGGGKLVRSAGSAAQIVAKDGNYAQIKLASGEIRLIHLRCMATVGRIGNAENELIVWGKAGRSRHKGIRPTVRGVAMNPVDHPHGGGEGKATKGNPHPVSPWGWITIGKKTRNNKRMDKYIVKPRRVGYGMD
- the rpsS gene encoding 30S ribosomal protein S19 translates to MARSSKKGLYVHEKLMKKVEQAQSSGSQRIIRTWSRASMIIPEMIGMTFAVHNGTRFIPVFVSEQMVGHKLGEFSPTRTYHGHAGDRKARKR
- a CDS encoding 50S ribosomal protein L22, which translates into the protein MVSKAVHKYARVSPKKARVVLDLIRGKSVEEASSILLSARRRVSPLLSKLLKSAVANASEKGYSDIDSLYIKEVYATQGPTLKRFRARAMGRAFARKTRMSHITIVLEQRGF
- the rpsC gene encoding 30S ribosomal protein S3 — translated: MGQKINPIGLRIGITKSWDSKWFAEKQMYRTLLKEDIDIRNYVKKTFYQAAISNIEIERAAADKVRILVYAARPGIIIGRKGQEIEQLKKKLQQMTGKGIFLDIREVKRPETDAQLVAENLALQLERRVAYRRAMKRVLSSSIRAGVLGIKVMVAGRLGGAEIARREWYREGRVPLGTLRADLDYGVAEASTTYGVIGVKVWIFKGEIIQKKTKERAGEIPESVDTDASA
- the rplP gene encoding 50S ribosomal protein L16, with translation MLQPKKTKYRKQFKGRNRGAATRGTTFAFGDLALQTLENGTITSRQIEAARIAITRHVKRGANLWIRIFPYKPVTKKPAETRMGKGKGDVDKYVAPVKRGQFLYEISGVSEELARSALRLASYKLPLRTRIVSRSEEEFI